In Ardenticatenales bacterium, a single genomic region encodes these proteins:
- a CDS encoding S8 family peptidase, which translates to MRLKQSRILYVVAAILALALLAGPSFGADSAAETQQREADAPVLYADSAYAIPDQYIVVFKQGATAAVTGSLTNQVEALGGKVQYIYTTALQGFAGTLSPAALAATRRDPNVAYIEADQQAWATTTQPNATWGLDRIDQRDLPLDTTYTYNLTGSGVHAYIIDTGIRPTHNEFGGRASIAYDSVGDGQNGNDCNGHGTHVAGTIGGSTYGVAKAVTLHAVRVLNCQGSGSNSGVIAGIDWVTNNHQSPAVANMSLGGGASTAIDNAVISSINSGVTYAIAAGNDNANACNYSPARVAAAITVGSTTSSDARSSFSNYGTCLDIFAPGSDITSAWNTSDSATNTISGTSMATPHVAGVAALYLQSNPGASPATVTNAIITSATSGRLSSIGTGSPNLLLYSLLNTNPPPSPTPTNTPGPQTCTTYTSTDVPKSISSSGTPTVTSVVTVGGSGTIVDVNVLGLNGTHTWINDLDFNLQSPAGTTVQIMARSCGSQDNFNLSLDDEAAPGSWPCPPTNGGTYQPSNPLSTFDGQNSAGTWTLIIHDNANLDGGSLNGWSVEICTAGGGGNPTPTPIPPTATPTAIPPTPTNTPVPPTPTPIPPTPTPPPGGDPCTNCEHFTGTLSGAGDYDYQPNGTYYYSNAGTHNGWLEGPAGTDFDLYLYKWTGWYWSSVASSTSASSSESISYNGSAGYYYWRISSYSGSGGYDFWLERP; encoded by the coding sequence ATGAGATTGAAACAGTCCCGTATTCTGTATGTTGTTGCCGCCATCCTGGCGCTCGCCCTGCTGGCCGGCCCATCCTTTGGCGCGGACAGCGCCGCGGAGACGCAGCAGCGCGAGGCGGATGCGCCCGTCCTGTATGCGGACAGCGCCTATGCTATTCCCGATCAATACATTGTCGTTTTCAAACAAGGCGCCACCGCCGCCGTGACCGGCAGCCTGACCAACCAGGTTGAGGCACTCGGCGGGAAGGTCCAATACATTTACACGACGGCGCTGCAAGGATTTGCCGGCACGCTCTCCCCCGCGGCCCTGGCCGCCACCCGCCGCGACCCCAACGTCGCCTACATCGAAGCCGACCAGCAGGCTTGGGCCACCACCACACAGCCGAACGCCACCTGGGGCCTCGACCGGATTGACCAACGCGACCTGCCGCTGGACACGACCTACACCTACAACCTGACCGGCAGCGGCGTCCATGCCTACATCATCGACACCGGCATCCGCCCCACGCACAATGAGTTTGGCGGGCGCGCCTCCATCGCCTACGACAGCGTTGGCGACGGACAAAACGGGAATGACTGCAACGGACACGGGACGCATGTTGCCGGCACAATTGGCGGCAGCACGTATGGCGTAGCCAAAGCCGTCACCCTCCACGCCGTGCGCGTTCTCAACTGCCAGGGTTCCGGCTCCAACTCCGGCGTCATTGCCGGCATTGACTGGGTCACCAATAACCACCAAAGCCCGGCCGTGGCCAACATGAGCCTGGGCGGCGGCGCTTCCACGGCTATCGACAACGCCGTCATCAGCTCCATCAACAGCGGCGTCACGTACGCGATTGCCGCGGGCAACGACAACGCCAACGCCTGCAACTACTCCCCGGCCCGCGTAGCCGCGGCCATCACCGTCGGGTCCACGACCTCCTCCGACGCCCGCTCCTCCTTCTCCAACTACGGTACTTGCCTGGACATCTTCGCCCCAGGATCAGACATCACCTCCGCCTGGAACACCAGCGACAGCGCCACGAACACCATCAGCGGGACGTCTATGGCCACCCCGCACGTCGCCGGCGTAGCCGCCCTCTATCTGCAAAGCAATCCGGGCGCATCCCCGGCCACCGTGACCAACGCCATCATCACCAGCGCCACCAGTGGTCGCCTCAGCAGCATTGGCACGGGATCGCCCAACCTGCTGCTCTACTCCCTGCTGAATACGAACCCGCCCCCCTCTCCCACGCCGACAAACACACCCGGACCGCAAACGTGTACAACCTACACCAGCACCGACGTGCCGAAAAGCATTTCCAGCAGCGGCACACCCACGGTCACTTCAGTCGTCACGGTGGGCGGCAGCGGGACCATTGTGGACGTCAATGTGCTGGGGTTGAATGGCACGCACACCTGGATCAATGACCTGGACTTCAATTTGCAGAGTCCTGCCGGCACAACCGTGCAGATCATGGCCCGTTCGTGCGGCTCACAGGACAACTTCAATCTTAGCCTGGATGACGAGGCCGCGCCTGGTTCCTGGCCTTGCCCACCAACAAACGGCGGAACCTACCAACCCAGCAATCCGCTCTCCACGTTTGACGGGCAAAACAGCGCCGGAACCTGGACACTGATCATCCACGATAATGCCAACCTGGACGGCGGCAGCCTCAACGGGTGGAGCGTGGAAATCTGCACCGCGGGCGGCGGCGGCAACCCCACCCCCACACCCATCCCACCGACGGCCACCCCGACGGCCATCCCCCCCACGCCCACCAATACCCCCGTGCCCCCCACGCCAACGCCCATCCCCCCCACACCCACACCGCCTCCTGGTGGCGATCCCTGCACCAACTGTGAGCATTTCACCGGTACGCTTTCCGGCGCGGGTGATTATGATTATCAGCCGAACGGGACGTACTATTACAGTAATGCCGGCACGCACAATGGGTGGTTGGAAGGTCCGGCAGGCACAGACTTCGACCTCTACCTCTACAAGTGGACCGGCTGGTATTGGTCTTCCGTCGCCAGCTCAACCAGCGCTTCCAGCAGCGAGAGCATTAGTTACAACGGATCCGCTGGCTACTACTACTGGCGCATCTCCTCTTACAGCGGTTCTGGCGGTTACGATTTCTGGCTCGAACGTCCGTAG